A stretch of the Candidatus Jettenia sp. AMX2 genome encodes the following:
- a CDS encoding response regulator, whose amino-acid sequence MPKEKILVVDDEQDLVKLIRYHLEKDGYKVITAFDGENALFLARREKPELIILDLMLPGIDGFEVCRKLKANQELANSAIVMLTAKGEKDDITVGLKLGADDYVTKPFSPKELIARVEAVLRRTKTSQSVTDYIEIDGLSIDLYKHEVTIEGETVLLTLAEFKILHQLASKPGRVFTRDQLIDAVSGPETSVIDRTIDVHIASLRKKLKTFAGSIITIRGIGYKFKEL is encoded by the coding sequence ATGCCAAAGGAAAAAATTCTTGTTGTAGATGACGAACAGGACCTTGTGAAGTTAATACGATATCATCTTGAAAAAGATGGTTATAAGGTGATAACTGCCTTTGACGGTGAGAACGCATTGTTTTTAGCGAGGAGAGAAAAGCCGGAGCTTATCATATTGGATCTTATGCTGCCGGGGATAGATGGTTTTGAAGTGTGCAGAAAATTGAAGGCAAATCAGGAACTGGCGAACAGTGCCATTGTAATGCTGACAGCAAAAGGCGAGAAAGACGATATAACGGTAGGCTTGAAACTGGGTGCTGATGATTATGTAACAAAACCCTTTAGCCCAAAAGAGCTTATTGCACGTGTTGAAGCGGTTCTCAGGAGAACGAAGACTTCCCAGTCTGTAACGGACTATATTGAAATAGACGGCCTTTCAATTGATTTGTATAAACATGAAGTGACCATTGAGGGAGAAACTGTTTTGTTAACGCTTGCGGAATTCAAAATACTTCACCAGCTAGCCAGCAAACCCGGACGGGTGTTTACCAGAGACCAACTAATTGATGCGGTATCCGGACCTGAAACGTCCGTGATTGACCGGACAATTGATGTACATATAGCATCACTGAGAAAAAAGCTAAAAACGTTTGCAGGTTCTATCATTACCATACGGGGGATAGGATATAAATTCAAAGAGCTGTAG
- a CDS encoding ATP-binding protein, giving the protein MIKKHHIRLVKKNMEANAMLISQLVKRSLLKNDTEDVVNMCKILSRYLNIEVSVIDTKGKIIDQSGIVESSISDLGKETADTALHQKVAGTYFDDRSGLIYLTIPIKTGEEREPIVMVSGSLETDHAGLLTTVKTTILYMLPAFAVTGIIGFIIIRINTSPLVTISQIAQNFARGNFAKKVEIISSDEMGDLANAINAMGIELQSQMQIILDDKNKLDAILANMNDAIITTDLEERVLIVNQAANALFGIPKVNQNSDYLWEKIRNEKLRSSVKEVIRTQESKTFEMELSTPEKRLLQAHISPIRMDKNTYWILLVFHDITELRKLENTRKEFVANVSHELRTPLASIKGYVETLLDNASLDQEPVKEFLAIIMKHTRRLDNLIKDILELSKLDSHDLKIELRHLDIRPCLENIFSHYKEHCIQKYQTFELTVPPSLPSLETNEYMLHQLLTNLLDNAIKYTPAGGNVHLKVVFTNGYFLFEVSDTGIGIPKEHIPRIFERFYRVDPARSREMGGTGLGLSIVKHIVNLHHGSVRVESTPGSGSKFIITLPKQQTVHKA; this is encoded by the coding sequence GTGATAAAAAAGCATCATATCAGGTTAGTAAAGAAAAACATGGAAGCAAATGCAATGCTCATTAGTCAGCTCGTTAAAAGATCATTATTGAAAAATGATACAGAAGATGTCGTAAACATGTGCAAAATACTGAGTCGGTACCTGAATATAGAGGTCTCTGTTATTGATACAAAGGGGAAAATTATTGACCAGTCAGGCATCGTGGAATCCAGCATATCTGATCTGGGGAAAGAAACGGCTGACACAGCGTTGCACCAGAAGGTTGCCGGTACCTATTTTGACGACCGTTCCGGTCTCATATATCTGACCATACCCATAAAGACGGGGGAGGAGAGAGAACCAATTGTAATGGTATCTGGTTCTTTGGAAACAGATCACGCAGGTCTTCTTACGACAGTGAAAACGACAATTCTTTATATGCTCCCGGCATTTGCCGTAACAGGAATAATCGGTTTTATCATTATCAGGATAAATACCTCTCCGTTAGTAACTATTAGCCAGATAGCGCAGAACTTTGCACGGGGCAATTTTGCAAAAAAAGTAGAAATTATATCTTCAGACGAGATGGGCGATTTGGCAAATGCAATTAATGCGATGGGCATTGAATTACAATCCCAGATGCAGATTATCCTGGATGACAAAAACAAGCTGGACGCTATTCTAGCTAATATGAACGATGCAATAATTACAACAGATCTGGAGGAGAGAGTTCTTATCGTAAACCAGGCGGCAAATGCATTATTTGGAATACCAAAGGTCAATCAGAACAGTGATTATTTGTGGGAAAAGATAAGAAATGAAAAATTAAGGAGTTCTGTAAAAGAGGTAATCAGAACGCAGGAAAGCAAAACATTTGAAATGGAACTGTCTACGCCTGAAAAGAGGTTGCTGCAAGCACACATTTCCCCCATCCGGATGGATAAAAACACGTATTGGATTCTGCTTGTGTTTCATGATATTACAGAACTGCGGAAACTCGAAAACACCCGTAAAGAATTCGTCGCCAACGTGTCACATGAATTGAGAACACCGCTTGCATCTATTAAAGGCTACGTGGAAACACTGCTTGATAATGCTTCGCTGGATCAGGAACCTGTAAAGGAATTCCTTGCTATTATTATGAAGCATACCCGCCGTCTTGATAATTTGATTAAGGATATTCTGGAGCTATCGAAGCTGGATTCCCACGATTTAAAGATAGAACTCCGGCATTTGGATATACGCCCTTGTCTTGAAAACATTTTTTCACACTACAAGGAGCATTGTATCCAAAAATACCAAACCTTTGAACTTACGGTACCTCCTTCTCTGCCGTCTCTGGAGACGAATGAATATATGCTGCATCAACTACTGACAAACCTGCTCGACAATGCCATAAAATATACACCGGCAGGTGGAAACGTACACCTGAAGGTTGTTTTCACCAATGGATATTTTTTATTTGAAGTATCAGATACGGGCATTGGCATTCCGAAAGAGCATATTCCGCGTATTTTTGAGAGATTTTACCGGGTAGATCCTGCCCGTTCACGGGAAATGGGGGGGACGGGGCTGGGACTCTCTATTGTCAAACATATTGTTAATCTTCACCATGGATCGGTCAGGGTTGAAAGCACCCCTGGCTCCGGAAGTAAATTTATCATTACACTGCCCAAGCAGCAAACCGTGCACAAAGCCTGA
- a CDS encoding PH domain-containing protein: MIFKNAQKTKLLPENEIIKSLRPTIRHYTFFLVILALCLYLAFTKSGIHTTKGFSIAFISGFLGVYTILSVFTTKYVITCQAVLIKKGPFSLRFTEVNYSDIDSIFVRQGKIQKYFKTGNLIINAERIRYVLRGIKDPFKIKEIINKEKASYHEKRALMKKIL, encoded by the coding sequence ATGATATTTAAGAATGCCCAAAAAACGAAATTATTGCCGGAAAACGAGATCATAAAATCCCTGAGACCCACGATAAGACATTATACGTTTTTTCTTGTGATTCTTGCCCTTTGTCTTTATTTGGCCTTTACTAAATCCGGGATACATACTACCAAAGGGTTCAGTATCGCATTCATTAGTGGTTTTCTGGGTGTGTATACTATCCTCTCGGTTTTTACGACAAAATATGTGATTACCTGCCAGGCTGTTTTGATTAAAAAAGGCCCGTTTTCATTGAGGTTTACCGAAGTAAATTACAGTGATATTGACAGCATTTTTGTCAGGCAGGGAAAGATACAGAAGTATTTTAAAACCGGAAATCTTATTATAAATGCTGAACGGATACGCTATGTACTCAGGGGCATTAAAGATCCTTTTAAGATAAAAGAGATTATTAACAAGGAAAAGGCCTCTTACCATGAGAAGCGTGCACTAATGAAAAAAATATTGTAG